The DNA region AGATCCTGCCCAAAGTCATGGGCAGAGTCCGTCGCGTGATGATCCGATTCCAGTAATTGATAAAGATAGTCCGCATTAAAAACATAGATCCCCATGCTCTCGAGCGCCATATCGGGGTTATCCGGCATCGGCGTTGGGTTATCCGGTTTTTCGGTAAAATCGAGGATGCGATGCTGTTTATCCACGCTCATGACGCCAAAGGCGCTGGCTTCTTCCAGCGGCACGGGCAGGCAGGCAACGGTACATTCCGCGCCCTTCTCCACGTGATCGATGAGCATGCGTGAGTAGTCCATCTTGTAGATGTGATCGCCCGCGAGGATCACCACGTACTCCGCACGGTAGCGCCGAATGATGTCGAGATTCTGGCAAACCGCATCCGCTGTTCCCCGATACCAGTGATCGGTGGCGTTACGCTGCTGCGCAGGAAGCAAATCGACAAATTCGTTCATTTCCGCATTCAGAAATGACCAGCCGCGCTGAATGTGCTGCACCAGCGTATGCGACTGATATTGCGTAATCACGCCAATACGGCGGATACCGGAATTCAGGCAGTTAGAGAGCGCGAAATCAATGATACGAAATTTGCCGCCAAAATGGACGGCAGGCTTGGCACGCAATGCCGTCAGCCCTTTCAGTCGCGTTCCACGGCCTCCGGCCAAAATTAATGCCACGGATTTCAGAGGGAGCTGTCTTGCCAACATCAGAGGGTCATGCTTGTCGTTATTCACCATGGCTATCTCCTGATTATTCTTTTAATGGCTGGCGCTTAGGTGGTCTGCTTTATCAAAACGCACACCACCTGCGCTTGTCCGTGCCACATTCCACCCTCAGGCGGATTCGTCTCATCAAACGGCGGTGAAACCTGCCAGTGGCCTTCTGGCAAAATGAACGAACCGGTATGCAGGCTGGCGTTAAACAACACAAGCCAACGACCAGAAAGTAAAATCTGTAGCTGATGCTCCCCCTGCTCCCACTGTTGCGGCGTCAAAGGCTGCCCTTCTCGGTTCAGCCACTGCACCGCGCCATCCCCTTCTTGCCACCACGTTTCCTGCTGTAATGCCGGAATCGTGCGGCGTAACTGGATCAATCCGGCGACAAATTCGCGCAGCGCGCTATTCGCGTTTTCCCAGTGCAGCCAGGTCAATTCGTTATCCTGACAGTAGGCGTTGTTGTTGCCCTGCTGGCTGTGTCCCAGTTCATCACCTGCCAGCAGCATTGGCGTTCCCTGCGACAGAATCAGCGTCGTCAGCAGTGCCTTCTGGCTGGCCAGTCGACGTTGAAGGATGTCGTCGTCCGCTTCCAGCCCTTCCGTGCCGTGGTTATTGCTGAAATTACTGTCGGTGCCGTCGCGGTTGCCCTCGCCG from Pectobacterium actinidiae includes:
- the glgC gene encoding glucose-1-phosphate adenylyltransferase, whose product is MVNNDKHDPLMLARQLPLKSVALILAGGRGTRLKGLTALRAKPAVHFGGKFRIIDFALSNCLNSGIRRIGVITQYQSHTLVQHIQRGWSFLNAEMNEFVDLLPAQQRNATDHWYRGTADAVCQNLDIIRRYRAEYVVILAGDHIYKMDYSRMLIDHVEKGAECTVACLPVPLEEASAFGVMSVDKQHRILDFTEKPDNPTPMPDNPDMALESMGIYVFNADYLYQLLESDHHATDSAHDFGQDLIPKIVSQRLAWAHPFTLSCVTSGEDEHQYWRDVGTLEAYWRANLDLASVTPELDVYDQHWPIRSAIESLPPAKFVQDRSGSHGMTMNSLVSGGCIVSGSVVTHSVLFPRVRVNSFCSIDSTVILPDVNVGRSCRLRRCVIDRACHLPEGMVIGENAEEDSRRFYRSEEGIVLVTRSMLEKL